The sequence TCTCGCCAACAGCAGCGCTTTCGTCGTTTCCATATACACCGGAGCAGTCGATGAACTTTTTGAAATACCTGTATTTGGAGGCTGATTCGCTGGTGGGAGAATACGGGCCTTACGACGCATACAGCCAAACAGAAAACTGGTATTTGCCACGTTACCTGGCCATCGATCAGGGACCAATTCCGGTAATGATTGAAAATTACCGCAGCGGACTTTTGTGGGACTTATTTATGCGAAACGAGGATGTGAAGAAAGGATTGGCAAAATTGGGATTTGAAACACCGTAACTGATATACTAAGAAGCAATGCAAACCTTAAAAAAACTTGTTGGAACCTTTTTAATAGCCCTGTCAGTTATTAGCAGCGGCCAGGCCCAAACTATCATTCCAAAAACCTACTGTAATCCATTGGATATAGATTACACCTACATGGTTTACAATTCGGCCCGGAATATTTCCTACCGCTCGGGCGCCGATCCTGCAGTTATCGAGTTTCGCGGCGAATACTATATGTTTGTTACCCGCTCGTTTGGCTACTGGCATTCTACCGATTTGGTGCATTGGAATTTTATTAAACCCCAGCAATGGTTTTTCGAAGGTTGTAACGCACCAACAGCTTTTAATTATAAAGATTCGTTGGTGTATTTTGCCGGCGACCCAGCGGGCTATGGAAGTATTCTTTACACCGACGATCCTAAAAGTGGCAAGTGGACACCAACTCCGTCCATTTCGAATAATATTCAGGATTCGGAACTTTTTATCGATGATGACGGAAAAACCTATTTATACTGGGGCTCGTCGAATGTGTATCCGATTCGTGTAAAAGAATTAAATAAAGATGATCGTTTCCTGGAAACCGGAGTGAAAAAAGACTTGATAAATCTGGTGGAAGAAGAGCACGGCTGGGAACGTTTTGGCGAAAATAACTTTCATCCAACCTTAAAAGAAGGCTACATGGAAGGTGCCTCAATGACCAAACACGACGGAAAATATTACTTGCAGTACGCTGCACCGGGAACTCAATTTAATGTTTATGCCGATGGTGTTTACATTGGTGAATCGCCGCTGGGGCCGTTCATCTACATGAAAAACAATCCGATGAGTTTTAAACCGGGCGGTTTTACCAATGGCGCCGGGCATGGAATTACGGTGAAACAAACCAACGGTCAATACTGGCACTTCGCAACAATGGCACTGGCTTCCAACGCGCAATGGGAGCGCCGATTGTGCATGTTCCCAACTTATTTTGACGACGAAGGCCTGATGCATTCGAATACGGCCTATGGCGATTATCCGCGTTTTGGCCCCGATCATCCTACAAAAGCTGGCGAGCATTGCGGCTGGATGTTATTGTCGTACAAAGGAGAAGTTACTGTATCCTCGTCGTTAAAACAAATCATGAAATTTACTTCAAATAACGATGAGGTTGAAGTACATGAATTACCGCTTGAAAAGAATAATAACGGAGAAATTACCGCTAATGTATTGACCGATGAAAACCCGAAAACATTTTGGGTGGCAGAAGCTAACAATGATAAACAATGGATAATTATTGAAATGCAAAATCCAGGAAATATTTATGCTTTTCAACTGAATTTTCACGATTATGAATCGGGAATTTATACCCGCACCGAAGGTTTGCGGCATCGTTTTGTTATCGAAGTTTCAGCAGACGGAAACAACTGGCAGACGGCAGTTGACCGAAGCAACAGCTTTAAAGATTCGCCAAATGCCTACATTGTTCTGAATCAGCCGGTGGAAGCAAAATTTGTTCGCTATAAAAACATAGAAGTTCTGGGAAATAACTTTGCCATGAGCGAGATTCGGGTATTTGGTTTGGGACTCGGCAAGAAACCTGCCCAAGTAAAAGATTTTCAGATAAATCGTGAAGATGACCG comes from uncultured Draconibacterium sp. and encodes:
- a CDS encoding family 43 glycosylhydrolase, translated to MQTLKKLVGTFLIALSVISSGQAQTIIPKTYCNPLDIDYTYMVYNSARNISYRSGADPAVIEFRGEYYMFVTRSFGYWHSTDLVHWNFIKPQQWFFEGCNAPTAFNYKDSLVYFAGDPAGYGSILYTDDPKSGKWTPTPSISNNIQDSELFIDDDGKTYLYWGSSNVYPIRVKELNKDDRFLETGVKKDLINLVEEEHGWERFGENNFHPTLKEGYMEGASMTKHDGKYYLQYAAPGTQFNVYADGVYIGESPLGPFIYMKNNPMSFKPGGFTNGAGHGITVKQTNGQYWHFATMALASNAQWERRLCMFPTYFDDEGLMHSNTAYGDYPRFGPDHPTKAGEHCGWMLLSYKGEVTVSSSLKQIMKFTSNNDEVEVHELPLEKNNNGEITANVLTDENPKTFWVAEANNDKQWIIIEMQNPGNIYAFQLNFHDYESGIYTRTEGLRHRFVIEVSADGNNWQTAVDRSNSFKDSPNAYIVLNQPVEAKFVRYKNIEVLGNNFAMSEIRVFGLGLGKKPAQVKDFQINREDDRRDISFSWKPVKGAQGYNIRWGIAPDKLYQSWQLYDTTQHFMRCLDRDTPYYFSIEAFNENGISERTNPIRIE